The proteins below come from a single Treponema phagedenis genomic window:
- the whiG gene encoding RNA polymerase sigma factor WhiG, with amino-acid sequence METTSFENKPEEELWLEYKKTGNAKIREFFIIQYAPLVKYVASKIAVGKPGSIEFDDLVSYGIFGLFDAIDKYDPEKNIRFNTYAVTRIRGAIYDELRSIDWVPRSVRQQIKQIEDTIAAIEAKLGRSATDEEIAFELNISLEEYHQLLLKISGTSVISLADTKFGGEDSGQIAVGDSIEAPASLNPDVIVEREEIKRVIVEAIKELSEREQQVLILYYYEDMTLKEIGKVLKVTESRVSQIHTSANLKLKAKLTNIKRGIR; translated from the coding sequence ATGGAAACTACAAGTTTTGAAAATAAACCGGAAGAAGAACTTTGGCTGGAGTATAAAAAAACCGGCAATGCAAAAATCCGGGAATTTTTTATCATTCAATATGCTCCCTTAGTAAAATATGTTGCAAGTAAAATTGCGGTAGGAAAGCCGGGAAGCATAGAGTTTGACGATCTTGTCAGCTATGGCATTTTCGGACTTTTTGATGCGATTGATAAATATGATCCTGAAAAAAATATTCGTTTTAATACCTATGCGGTTACGCGTATCCGCGGTGCTATTTACGATGAGTTGCGCTCAATTGATTGGGTGCCGCGATCGGTTCGTCAACAGATAAAACAAATAGAAGACACAATAGCCGCCATTGAAGCAAAGCTTGGCAGATCAGCCACTGATGAAGAGATTGCATTTGAATTGAATATCAGTTTGGAAGAATATCACCAGCTTTTGCTAAAAATATCGGGGACAAGTGTTATTTCTCTTGCGGACACTAAATTCGGCGGAGAAGATTCCGGTCAAATAGCGGTAGGCGACAGTATAGAAGCACCCGCATCACTTAATCCAGACGTTATTGTGGAACGTGAAGAAATAAAGCGCGTAATAGTCGAGGCAATAAAAGAGCTTTCCGAAAGAGAACAACAAGTACTTATTCTTTATTATTACGAGGATATGACATTAAAGGAAATCGGAAAAGTATTAAAGGTTACTGAATCTCGCGTATCGCAGATACATACCAGTGCAAACCTTAAACTCAAAGCAAAACTGACAAATATAAAAAGAGGTATTCGCTAG
- a CDS encoding FapA family protein produces MISLNQIYERMREQYEEDAARVFEDVSGKTLDEAIDNAAVQLQIPRNRIGYEILERGASGFFVLTPREWKIRAYEVKRTKPKVKSEEIVAGAQSEEKEVSIDKDGMAYVYCSAEGVFLKVVKPVGKGKKATLFDVVEKIRDRNVPVPSEDILNQIVKEATGEYVHIAPFERVPGNDAMMSVMISENEMKAFLVVTPPGHGGADVSADMIISFLKTNNVVYGINEQRAQEFQDSPIYRENYLIAEGLPPKNGENAKMLYNFETDNTRVRLQETKSGQINFKELNLIQNVVEGQPLAQKIPAERGVAGKTVTGKYLEATSGEDIPIPLGKHTKLAEDGLTVIAEINGQVLLVKGKINVEPIYVVEGNVSIKTGNIMFLGTVLINGNVEDAYEVKASGNIEIKGTVGKAVLDAEGDILVSQGIIGKDGGSIRAGKSIWSKFIQNTENVEAGDMVIVSDGIINSNVMANHKVICRGRRADIISSKIAASEAIYARNLGSAIGGKDTILSVGFDPRSKERLTFLQEKVVINERSLAEIKLNLQSLENLKKIRKELPKDKQELEVKMNENKYLLETEIKEASSEINQIKNYLDSLRTDGKISASGNVYAGVKIVIKDIAEDVRADCKATTFYLENGLVRYGKYQNDEDEDFKKVPSGYSAY; encoded by the coding sequence ATGATAAGTCTTAATCAAATTTATGAAAGAATGCGTGAACAATATGAAGAAGATGCTGCGCGCGTTTTTGAGGATGTAAGCGGAAAAACGCTTGATGAGGCGATAGACAATGCGGCAGTGCAACTTCAAATTCCTCGCAATAGAATAGGGTATGAAATTCTTGAGCGCGGCGCATCGGGTTTTTTTGTATTAACTCCTCGCGAATGGAAAATACGTGCATATGAAGTGAAGCGGACAAAACCGAAAGTTAAAAGCGAGGAGATTGTCGCAGGTGCTCAATCTGAAGAAAAAGAAGTATCAATCGATAAGGATGGAATGGCATATGTGTATTGCAGCGCGGAAGGCGTTTTCCTAAAAGTAGTAAAACCTGTCGGCAAAGGAAAAAAGGCGACTCTTTTCGATGTGGTAGAAAAAATACGAGACCGTAACGTTCCCGTCCCTTCTGAAGATATTTTAAACCAAATTGTGAAAGAGGCAACCGGAGAATATGTTCATATAGCGCCCTTTGAAAGAGTGCCTGGCAATGATGCGATGATGTCTGTAATGATTAGCGAAAATGAAATGAAAGCCTTTCTGGTTGTAACGCCACCGGGACACGGGGGGGCGGATGTTTCCGCAGATATGATTATTTCTTTCCTTAAAACAAACAATGTTGTCTACGGTATAAATGAACAGAGAGCTCAGGAATTCCAGGATTCTCCGATATATCGAGAAAATTATCTTATTGCGGAAGGCTTGCCGCCAAAAAACGGAGAAAATGCAAAAATGCTCTATAATTTTGAAACCGATAATACCAGAGTTCGTTTGCAAGAAACAAAATCGGGACAAATAAATTTTAAAGAGCTAAATCTTATTCAGAATGTTGTGGAAGGACAGCCCCTTGCACAAAAAATTCCCGCAGAACGCGGTGTTGCCGGTAAAACTGTTACCGGCAAATATTTGGAAGCAACCTCAGGCGAGGATATTCCTATCCCTCTCGGCAAACATACAAAACTTGCGGAAGACGGATTAACGGTTATTGCGGAAATAAACGGACAAGTGTTGTTGGTAAAGGGGAAAATAAATGTAGAGCCTATTTATGTGGTTGAAGGTAATGTTTCCATTAAAACCGGAAATATTATGTTCTTGGGTACTGTTTTGATAAACGGCAATGTTGAAGACGCATATGAAGTGAAAGCTTCAGGCAATATAGAAATAAAAGGTACCGTCGGAAAGGCGGTGCTCGATGCGGAAGGTGATATTTTAGTCAGTCAGGGAATTATCGGGAAAGACGGCGGAAGTATTCGTGCGGGAAAATCAATTTGGTCAAAATTTATTCAAAACACGGAAAATGTTGAAGCCGGTGACATGGTTATTGTTTCCGACGGTATTATTAACTCCAATGTGATGGCAAATCATAAAGTGATCTGCCGAGGCAGGCGAGCGGATATCATTAGCAGTAAAATAGCAGCCTCGGAAGCAATTTATGCAAGAAATCTGGGAAGCGCGATTGGCGGAAAAGATACTATTTTAAGCGTTGGTTTTGATCCGCGCAGTAAGGAAAGACTTACCTTTTTACAAGAAAAAGTTGTAATCAACGAGCGTTCCCTTGCGGAGATCAAGCTTAACCTTCAATCATTGGAAAATCTCAAAAAAATCCGAAAAGAACTTCCAAAAGATAAGCAAGAACTTGAAGTAAAAATGAATGAAAACAAGTACTTACTTGAAACAGAGATTAAAGAAGCTTCTTCGGAAATCAATCAGATTAAAAACTATCTGGATTCATTGCGAACAGATGGGAAAATTTCCGCTTCGGGAAATGTATATGCGGGAGTAAAAATAGTTATTAAGGATATTGCAGAAGACGTGCGAGCTGATTGTAAAGCAACAACCTTTTATCTTGAAAACGGATTGGTTCGGTATGGCAAATATCAAAATGACGAAGACGAAGATTTTAAGAAGGTACCAAGTGGGTATTCAGCCTATTGA
- a CDS encoding DUF6115 domain-containing protein, whose amino-acid sequence MLVLGVILCFINIFMLVFFYLKITNSFSQNAYQKNMEKEVLKLIQDIRYEADLAISMFDTKQAELDKAIKEADKKLRLLNKEMEINKTALNTMQKLDKQVTNQNLQKESSLVNFGSENKLSVENPPLAASSQKTQTQEEPITIYTKRIIQDNAVKTGQGTVNEQILEMAKKGFSPEFIANKVGMTFGEIQLIIGLNS is encoded by the coding sequence ATGCTTGTTTTGGGAGTTATTCTGTGTTTTATAAATATTTTCATGCTTGTCTTTTTCTATTTGAAGATAACGAATTCTTTTTCTCAGAACGCGTACCAAAAAAACATGGAAAAAGAAGTATTAAAATTAATCCAAGATATTCGTTATGAAGCGGATCTTGCAATTTCTATGTTTGATACTAAGCAGGCTGAATTGGATAAAGCGATAAAAGAAGCTGATAAAAAGCTGCGTTTGCTTAATAAAGAAATGGAAATAAATAAAACCGCTTTAAATACAATGCAAAAGCTTGACAAACAAGTAACGAACCAAAATCTACAAAAAGAGTCAAGTTTAGTCAATTTCGGATCGGAAAACAAACTTTCGGTTGAAAATCCCCCTCTTGCAGCTTCTTCCCAAAAAACTCAGACGCAGGAAGAGCCTATTACTATTTATACCAAACGAATTATACAGGATAATGCGGTAAAAACAGGGCAGGGAACTGTTAATGAGCAAATCCTTGAAATGGCGAAAAAAGGATTTTCTCCTGAATTCATTGCAAATAAGGTGGGCATGACATTCGGAGAAATTCAGCTTATTATCGGACTTAATAGCTAG
- a CDS encoding helix-turn-helix domain-containing protein, translating to MKLFMSIDQITRGHVIANCLEGRCTVQQAALRLNLSRRRVQQLKKAFKEKGLAAMLHGNSQRPSAKKTSKEIEQRLLALRSDPALSKSNFLHFHEIVTEEYQLQLSYSTLRRILLSHGIYSPKKRRTRKKVHKTRNRRACFGELLQVDATPFPWFGGKEKSALHAFIDDARGMITGLYLCKNECLLGYLEVLRQTLENYGLPAALYPDKCSVFFVNAKKQLSIEEQLQGTKEHNSAKLSST from the coding sequence ATGAAATTATTTATGAGCATTGATCAAATTACACGAGGACATGTTATCGCCAACTGCTTAGAAGGGAGATGTACGGTACAACAGGCTGCGCTTCGATTAAACCTTTCACGAAGACGCGTACAGCAATTAAAAAAGGCGTTCAAAGAAAAGGGTTTAGCAGCAATGCTGCATGGCAACAGTCAGCGTCCCTCTGCAAAGAAGACCTCGAAAGAAATTGAGCAGCGATTACTTGCGCTGCGAAGCGATCCCGCATTGTCAAAAAGCAATTTTTTGCATTTTCATGAAATAGTAACTGAAGAATATCAATTGCAGCTGTCATATTCGACTCTGCGCCGTATTCTGTTATCACATGGAATTTATTCACCAAAGAAAAGACGAACACGAAAGAAGGTGCATAAAACGCGCAATAGAAGAGCTTGCTTCGGAGAGCTGTTGCAAGTGGACGCAACTCCGTTTCCTTGGTTCGGCGGGAAAGAAAAATCCGCATTACATGCTTTTATTGATGATGCACGCGGAATGATTACCGGTCTTTATTTATGCAAAAACGAGTGCCTGCTCGGATATTTAGAAGTTCTGCGGCAGACACTCGAAAATTATGGACTCCCCGCCGCTCTTTATCCGGATAAGTGTAGCGTTTTTTTTGTTAATGCAAAAAAACAGTTATCCATTGAGGAGCAATTACAAGGAACCAAGGAACACAATTCGGCAAAATTATCAAGTACTTAG
- a CDS encoding AAA family ATPase, translated as MNKDLFASAQGGHEPLAARMRPRNLDEYIGQEHIVGKGRLLRRAIQADRLSSVIFFGPPGTGKTTLARVIANHTKSNFLSLNAVLAGVQQIREAISKAEENKQLYDRRTILFVDEVHRWNRAQQDALLPWVENGTIIFIGATTENPFFEVNKALVSRSRVFQLTVLTDSDLAKAAERALTDTELGYGKWRIQFEEGALEHLIATASGDARSLLNALELAVETSVPDWPPPTGAEILIDMQTAEESIQQKAVLYDRDGDYHYDVISAFIKSIRGSDPDAAMYWLARMVAAGEDPRFIFRRMLISACEDIGLADPHALTVVVSAAQAFDRVGLPEGRYHLTHAALYLATCPKSNTAFAFFDALAKVEKENAEIPNHLKDANRDSEELGHGKGYLYPHAYKDHWIAQQYLPDNLSGIVFYQPSDQGYEKQIQERVLMQREAQIAALTERSEKNDFQSTFDQDDWKVRTEASTAKMLETIRDKLFTLAELQANSRVLIYPADDNLLIWTAMRKASDGCTAGICVQQQGYDILTQYAQTLDELSRPSFALLRSETSISQLFPDLSFDMLLSYNPFKTVNEMKVFFELLRTADSNLEKILFSVKLPQSGLRLSSLLLENKNLFAGQTELLCSFAAAEKAFYENPSNELFNWTDKTITALAQKMNFHILQETIEYTETRLISQKSIERWFAPDSAYGAAIPKQPGVDIQKILPLIETLCKKPLQFKTEIAFFMIKMSDE; from the coding sequence GTGAATAAGGATTTATTTGCTTCTGCGCAGGGCGGGCATGAGCCGCTTGCAGCGCGCATGCGTCCGCGTAATTTAGATGAATACATCGGGCAAGAGCATATTGTCGGAAAAGGAAGACTTTTGCGGCGAGCAATTCAGGCGGATAGACTTTCGTCCGTTATTTTTTTCGGGCCGCCCGGCACCGGAAAAACAACCCTTGCCCGAGTTATTGCAAATCACACAAAAAGCAATTTTCTCAGTTTGAATGCGGTGCTTGCCGGCGTGCAGCAAATCCGCGAAGCGATTTCCAAAGCGGAAGAAAACAAACAGCTATATGACAGACGCACCATTCTCTTTGTGGACGAAGTACATCGATGGAATAGGGCGCAGCAGGATGCGCTTTTGCCCTGGGTAGAAAACGGCACTATCATTTTTATCGGCGCTACAACCGAAAATCCTTTTTTTGAGGTAAATAAGGCGCTGGTAAGCAGAAGCAGAGTTTTTCAGCTGACAGTTTTAACCGATTCCGACCTTGCAAAAGCAGCGGAAAGAGCTTTAACCGATACCGAGCTCGGATACGGAAAATGGCGCATTCAATTTGAGGAAGGGGCGCTTGAACATTTGATTGCAACCGCTTCGGGCGATGCACGGAGTTTGTTAAATGCGCTTGAGCTTGCCGTAGAAACTTCCGTACCGGACTGGCCTCCGCCTACGGGTGCCGAAATACTAATTGATATGCAAACCGCGGAGGAAAGCATTCAACAAAAAGCGGTACTGTATGACCGCGACGGCGACTACCATTACGATGTTATCAGTGCGTTTATAAAATCAATTCGCGGAAGCGACCCCGATGCGGCAATGTATTGGCTTGCGCGAATGGTTGCGGCAGGCGAAGACCCGCGCTTTATTTTCAGACGGATGCTTATTTCAGCGTGCGAAGATATCGGACTTGCCGACCCTCATGCCCTAACCGTTGTGGTAAGCGCAGCTCAAGCATTTGACCGCGTAGGGCTCCCCGAAGGGCGATACCACTTAACACACGCAGCCTTGTATCTTGCCACTTGCCCGAAGTCCAACACCGCCTTTGCCTTTTTTGATGCTTTGGCAAAAGTGGAAAAAGAGAATGCTGAAATACCAAATCATTTAAAAGATGCTAATAGAGATTCGGAAGAGCTTGGACACGGAAAAGGTTATTTATATCCTCATGCGTATAAAGACCATTGGATTGCACAGCAATATCTTCCCGATAATCTTTCGGGGATTGTGTTTTATCAGCCTTCCGATCAGGGATATGAAAAACAAATTCAAGAAAGAGTTTTAATGCAGCGTGAAGCGCAAATTGCAGCTTTAACCGAGCGATCTGAAAAAAATGATTTTCAGTCAACCTTTGACCAAGACGATTGGAAGGTGCGCACCGAAGCAAGTACCGCAAAAATGCTTGAAACAATTCGAGACAAGCTTTTTACACTTGCGGAACTGCAAGCAAACAGCCGCGTACTCATTTATCCGGCGGATGATAACCTTTTGATTTGGACTGCCATGCGCAAAGCGTCCGACGGGTGCACAGCGGGGATTTGTGTGCAGCAGCAAGGCTACGATATACTTACCCAATATGCACAAACATTAGATGAGTTGAGCCGGCCGAGCTTTGCCCTGCTTCGCTCCGAGACTTCAATTTCGCAGCTGTTTCCCGATCTTTCGTTTGACATGTTGCTTTCTTACAATCCATTTAAAACCGTTAATGAGATGAAAGTTTTTTTTGAGCTTTTACGCACGGCCGATTCAAACCTTGAAAAAATACTTTTTTCGGTAAAACTGCCGCAAAGCGGTTTGAGGCTTTCGTCGCTTCTTTTGGAAAACAAAAATCTTTTTGCGGGACAAACAGAACTGCTTTGCTCCTTTGCGGCGGCGGAAAAAGCTTTTTACGAAAATCCGAGCAATGAACTTTTTAATTGGACAGATAAAACAATTACTGCCCTTGCCCAAAAAATGAATTTTCATATTTTGCAAGAAACAATCGAATACACCGAAACAAGACTTATATCACAAAAGAGTATTGAACGCTGGTTCGCCCCCGATTCCGCATACGGAGCCGCAATTCCGAAACAGCCGGGTGTTGATATACAAAAAATTCTTCCGCTGATAGAAACCCTCTGCAAAAAACCTTTGCAATTCAAAACTGAAATCGCATTTTTTATGATTAAAATGAGTGATGAGTAA
- a CDS encoding TP0733 family outer membrane beta-barrel protein, with the protein MKRIFFVLIVWFLCFTNLFSEEISEQETTVQTEPADDTANKKDSSALDKKDEKPESIAVYEPIRKGDQYMKLGITVGFPLFNTSPEKFAVNPKIHPGGGFFLGYAYYLTKGFSLGGEVEFQFYPTLGKNLYFSVPIVFNIGYTFAKNRLRFPLSFGIGGNFQACNATKYFAMLFKPAVGFYYQYLPEWSFGGDIAWNVIPQWYKEKKYNRTGNFLTISIGARYHF; encoded by the coding sequence ATGAAACGCATATTCTTTGTTTTAATTGTTTGGTTTCTTTGCTTTACTAATCTTTTTTCAGAAGAAATTTCCGAGCAGGAAACTACTGTGCAAACAGAGCCTGCCGATGATACCGCCAACAAAAAAGATAGTTCTGCTTTGGATAAAAAAGATGAAAAACCTGAATCCATTGCCGTTTATGAACCGATTAGAAAAGGCGACCAATATATGAAGTTGGGAATTACCGTCGGCTTTCCGCTTTTTAACACTTCCCCCGAAAAATTTGCCGTAAACCCGAAAATACATCCGGGCGGCGGTTTTTTCCTTGGATATGCTTACTATTTAACTAAAGGCTTTTCCCTCGGCGGTGAAGTTGAATTTCAATTTTACCCGACATTGGGAAAAAACCTTTATTTTTCCGTGCCGATTGTTTTTAATATCGGGTATACTTTCGCAAAAAACAGATTGCGTTTCCCTTTAAGCTTCGGTATCGGAGGAAATTTTCAAGCATGCAATGCGACAAAATATTTTGCAATGCTGTTCAAACCTGCCGTCGGATTTTATTACCAATATCTTCCCGAATGGTCTTTTGGCGGCGATATCGCATGGAATGTAATTCCTCAATGGTATAAAGAAAAAAAATATAATCGGACGGGCAATTTTCTTACGATTAGCATCGGAGCACGATATCACTTTTGA
- a CDS encoding bifunctional 5,10-methylenetetrahydrofolate dehydrogenase/5,10-methenyltetrahydrofolate cyclohydrolase — protein sequence MGTKIIDGFSYAAELRTELKNKVSELKAQGITPALATILVGNDPASLSYISSRHKVFQETGMADKLYTLSATATEEELLSLIYSLNDDAAIHGILVQFPLPSQMRRETIIQAIKPDKDVDGFHPLNCGKLFLGYPVYIPCTAHGVLYLLEKEEIKTEGAQVVILGRTGFVGKPLSALLSEKPYNATVTLCHSKTRDLPKLCLQADILITAIGKPHYITADMVKEGAVVIDIGINRVPAENAKGYKITGDVDFENVAPKTSAITPVPRGVGPMTVTMLLSNTLQAACRQHGLSE from the coding sequence ATGGGGACTAAAATTATTGACGGCTTTTCGTATGCGGCTGAACTTCGCACCGAGCTTAAAAATAAAGTGAGCGAATTAAAAGCTCAAGGTATTACTCCGGCTTTAGCGACCATTCTTGTCGGAAACGATCCCGCATCTCTTTCATATATATCTTCACGGCATAAGGTTTTTCAAGAAACAGGAATGGCAGATAAACTGTATACCCTTTCTGCAACCGCAACAGAAGAAGAACTCCTTTCTCTTATTTATTCGTTAAATGATGATGCTGCAATTCACGGTATTTTGGTACAATTTCCGCTTCCTTCGCAAATGCGGCGAGAAACAATTATTCAAGCAATTAAGCCGGATAAAGATGTGGACGGATTTCACCCGCTTAACTGCGGGAAACTTTTTTTAGGTTATCCGGTTTATATTCCCTGCACCGCGCACGGTGTTTTATATCTTTTAGAAAAAGAGGAAATAAAAACCGAAGGTGCACAAGTAGTTATTCTGGGGCGAACGGGATTTGTCGGGAAACCTCTTTCCGCCCTGCTTTCGGAAAAACCGTATAATGCGACCGTTACGCTTTGCCACAGCAAAACCCGAGATTTACCAAAACTCTGTTTGCAGGCGGATATTCTTATCACCGCAATAGGAAAGCCGCACTATATTACCGCAGATATGGTAAAAGAGGGAGCGGTTGTTATCGATATCGGCATCAATCGAGTGCCTGCGGAAAATGCAAAAGGGTATAAGATTACCGGAGATGTGGATTTTGAAAACGTTGCACCAAAAACAAGCGCAATTACTCCCGTTCCCCGCGGAGTCGGACCGATGACCGTAACAATGCTTTTGTCCAACACCTTGCAAGCCGCATGCCGGCAGCACGGTTTATCGGAATAA
- the folE2 gene encoding GTP cyclohydrolase FolE2 produces the protein MLPDIQSGKETRQILLQQVGISDLLYPLRIGLSKETEKILAEIDFSVQVESTQRGTHMSRFIETLNEFTEPLAMENFQKLLESGRNKLHAQAASAKIRFPYIVLKKAPASEKPSYMTYYCVLSGTNYANPEKNTEQITLFVPVQTLCPCSKEISAYGAHNQRSKVEVTLQLGSVFQIEDLITCIEKAASAPLHSLLKREDEKYVTEQAYANPKFAEDLVRDICLSLPALGNFPYARVKTTNYESIHNHNAFAAAHGECKDGQFLQPASI, from the coding sequence ATGCTTCCGGATATACAAAGCGGTAAAGAAACCCGCCAAATTTTATTGCAACAAGTAGGTATCAGCGATTTGCTGTATCCTCTGCGTATCGGGCTGTCAAAGGAGACAGAGAAAATCCTTGCAGAAATCGATTTTTCGGTACAGGTAGAGTCTACCCAGCGCGGAACTCATATGAGCCGCTTTATTGAAACGCTGAATGAATTTACCGAGCCGCTCGCTATGGAAAATTTTCAGAAGCTTCTTGAGTCCGGCAGGAATAAACTGCACGCGCAAGCTGCTTCCGCAAAAATTCGATTTCCTTACATCGTATTAAAAAAAGCGCCGGCAAGTGAAAAGCCTTCGTATATGACTTACTACTGCGTGCTGAGCGGCACAAACTACGCAAACCCAGAAAAAAACACCGAACAAATAACGCTCTTTGTTCCGGTACAAACGCTTTGCCCCTGCTCAAAAGAAATCAGTGCATACGGAGCGCATAATCAGCGAAGCAAGGTTGAAGTTACCCTACAGCTCGGATCTGTTTTTCAGATAGAAGATTTGATTACCTGTATTGAAAAGGCGGCGTCCGCTCCCCTGCATTCTTTATTAAAACGGGAAGATGAAAAATACGTAACCGAGCAGGCATATGCGAATCCAAAATTTGCGGAAGACCTAGTACGAGACATCTGTCTTTCCCTGCCCGCACTCGGCAATTTTCCCTATGCACGGGTAAAAACAACCAACTACGAAAGCATTCACAACCATAATGCCTTCGCAGCAGCTCACGGAGAGTGTAAAGACGGGCAGTTTTTGCAGCCTGCCTCAATTTAG
- a CDS encoding DNA methyltransferase, which produces MQKELFIHENGSDLISIPEAGHWASRISGKKVTNSNISYLIQYGRINKFSQNGGVAVSKAEVIDYYASLSKQRQQAWQDALSNDVNWALSFEEYKEAETTKHVHRLHPYKGKFIPQLVEYFLDNHTDAFKTEVFFKQDDIILDPFCGSGTTLIQANELGMHSIGIDVSAFNAMISNAKIDSYNLLELESELTRITHKLQDFVLQSNISEFEEQLSNALMAFNAKYFPSPEFKIQVRKKEIDEKKYGAEKEIEFLPQYESLVKKFSIELKQKSANSFLEKWYMQNIRNEIDFVFKLIEKIDDDKLKTIAKVILSRTIRSCRATTHSDLATIYEPVIAPYYCSKHGKICKPLFSILKWWQTYSKDTVKRLAEFSTLKTNTFQYCLTGDSRNVNIFDSLQSANKSLYELAAKNKISGIFSSPPYVGMIDYHEQHAYAYDLFGFSRNDELEIGPLFKGKGKEARESYIQGISTVLNNAKKYLKDDYHVFLVANDKFNMYPVIAENAGMKIINQYHRPVLNRTEKDKGAYSETIFHMREK; this is translated from the coding sequence ATGCAAAAAGAATTATTTATACATGAAAACGGATCCGATCTCATTTCTATTCCCGAAGCAGGGCATTGGGCGAGTCGCATTTCCGGAAAAAAGGTAACGAATTCAAATATAAGTTATCTTATTCAATACGGTCGAATTAATAAATTTTCTCAGAACGGCGGTGTTGCTGTTTCCAAAGCGGAGGTGATTGATTATTATGCATCTTTGTCTAAGCAAAGGCAGCAGGCATGGCAAGATGCGCTGTCAAACGATGTGAACTGGGCACTCTCCTTTGAAGAATACAAAGAAGCAGAGACAACAAAACATGTTCACCGCTTGCATCCGTATAAAGGAAAATTTATTCCGCAGCTTGTTGAATATTTTTTAGATAATCATACAGATGCATTTAAAACCGAAGTTTTTTTTAAGCAAGACGATATTATTCTTGATCCTTTTTGCGGTTCCGGTACAACTTTAATTCAAGCAAATGAATTGGGAATGCATTCAATTGGAATTGATGTTTCCGCTTTTAACGCAATGATTTCCAACGCAAAAATTGACAGCTACAATCTCTTGGAATTGGAAAGTGAATTAACGCGTATAACACATAAATTACAAGATTTTGTTTTGCAATCAAATATATCGGAATTTGAAGAACAATTAAGCAATGCTTTGATGGCATTTAATGCAAAATATTTTCCCTCTCCGGAATTTAAAATACAAGTACGTAAAAAAGAAATAGATGAAAAAAAATACGGTGCGGAAAAAGAAATAGAATTTTTGCCTCAGTACGAATCTTTGGTAAAAAAATTTAGCATTGAGTTAAAACAAAAATCAGCAAATTCTTTTTTAGAAAAATGGTATATGCAAAACATACGCAATGAAATTGACTTTGTTTTTAAACTCATAGAAAAAATAGATGATGATAAATTAAAAACAATTGCAAAAGTAATTTTGAGTAGAACAATACGCAGTTGTCGTGCAACAACTCATTCAGATTTAGCAACTATTTACGAGCCCGTAATTGCTCCGTATTATTGCAGTAAGCATGGAAAAATTTGTAAACCTCTCTTTTCAATATTGAAGTGGTGGCAAACTTATTCGAAGGATACTGTAAAAAGATTAGCGGAATTTTCTACACTGAAAACAAACACGTTTCAATATTGCCTTACAGGTGATTCACGGAATGTCAATATTTTTGATTCCCTCCAATCGGCTAACAAATCGCTTTATGAACTTGCAGCAAAAAATAAAATAAGCGGAATATTTTCATCCCCGCCCTATGTTGGTATGATTGATTACCACGAGCAACATGCCTATGCTTATGATTTGTTTGGCTTTAGCCGCAATGATGAACTTGAAATAGGACCTCTGTTTAAAGGAAAGGGGAAAGAAGCCCGCGAAAGTTATATACAAGGTATTAGCACGGTGCTCAACAATGCAAAAAAGTATTTAAAAGATGATTATCATGTTTTTTTAGTAGCGAATGATAAATTCAACATGTACCCTGTAATTGCAGAAAATGCCGGAATGAAAATTATCAATCAATATCACCGTCCGGTTTTAAACAGGACTGAAAAAGATAAGGGAGCGTATTCGGAAACAATATTTCATATGAGGGAGAAATAA